From the genome of Gemmatimonadota bacterium, one region includes:
- a CDS encoding TonB-dependent receptor: MTDSIQAALRRSGSSLEVVRGLLVLASVLVASTEALAGQTQDPAAVTGVAVLNTCGEITPSDGVIAGVVQDMESDIVLGGATVTAAWQMEGEPYPSSDAVRTDKAGFFVFCGIPGGVDAELNVELLEVHAGPRTILVEAGTLAIERFELPLSDSRSPGYVTGQVVSRVTGRGIPSALVTIPELEMRTTTNEQGLFYLQEMPFGVYEMTVRHIAHENREFPVRVAGGVTHNLHIELDEDVIELGGIEVSVESRRFFMDREGLISRMNLGFGDFYTRADIERFSTSSIAELLGRTAGVRVYDGGTSLYIRGRVCVPLVFVDGMPWQLDDRLGLKELSTYDADAIEFYKGTASIPAEFNYSTNATGEVGCGAIVIWTKRGRSG; this comes from the coding sequence GTGACCGATTCCATCCAGGCGGCGCTGCGCCGCTCCGGTTCATCTCTGGAGGTTGTCCGCGGACTGCTGGTCCTCGCTTCCGTTCTCGTCGCTTCTACGGAGGCGCTCGCCGGGCAGACGCAGGATCCGGCGGCCGTCACCGGCGTGGCGGTGCTCAACACCTGCGGCGAGATCACGCCGTCCGACGGCGTGATAGCAGGAGTGGTTCAGGACATGGAGAGCGACATCGTTCTCGGCGGAGCCACCGTCACCGCCGCCTGGCAGATGGAGGGCGAACCTTACCCGTCGTCCGACGCGGTCAGGACCGACAAGGCCGGATTCTTCGTCTTCTGCGGCATCCCCGGCGGGGTCGACGCCGAGCTGAACGTAGAGCTGCTCGAGGTTCACGCCGGCCCCAGAACCATCTTGGTCGAAGCCGGCACCCTCGCCATCGAACGCTTTGAGCTTCCGCTCTCCGACTCCAGGTCTCCCGGCTACGTTACCGGCCAGGTCGTCTCCCGAGTGACCGGCCGAGGCATTCCCAGCGCCCTCGTCACCATTCCCGAGCTCGAAATGAGAACGACCACCAACGAGCAGGGGCTCTTCTACCTCCAGGAGATGCCGTTCGGCGTCTACGAAATGACCGTCCGGCACATCGCCCATGAGAATCGCGAGTTCCCGGTGCGGGTGGCGGGCGGCGTGACCCACAACCTCCACATCGAGCTCGACGAGGATGTAATCGAGCTGGGCGGGATCGAGGTCAGCGTCGAATCGAGACGCTTCTTCATGGATCGCGAGGGGCTCATCTCCCGGATGAACCTCGGCTTCGGCGACTTCTACACCCGCGCCGACATCGAGCGGTTCTCGACCTCAAGCATCGCCGAGCTCCTGGGCAGAACCGCCGGGGTAAGGGTATACGACGGCGGAACGAGTCTCTACATCCGCGGTCGCGTCTGCGTCCCGCTCGTCTTCGTGGACGGGATGCCGTGGCAGCTCGACGACCGCCTCGGACTGAAGGAGCTCTCGACCTACGATGCCGACGCAATCGAGTTCTACAAGGGCACCGCGTCGATCCCTGCCGAGTTCAACTACAGCACCAACGCCACCGGAGAGGTCGGCTGCGGAGCCATCGTGATTTGGACGAAGCGGGGGCGGTCCGGGTAG
- a CDS encoding amidohydrolase family protein, which produces MGPHLVVRVGAWALLLALAPPISHLSAQATREPSGSDPQATPLFHDVHFHLTNYVQRGIDVRRYLELVGDRVGRTAMFGIPLQQKWDWFVSRERAPDYYLRSNASLYYYSFVDAVIASEYLSLSEEEKKRIDPMITGFNPTDMYASDHIERVLRTYPGVFAGIGEFSVHKEFVSPKVTGHVASLGNPALDEILATAADIGLVVILHCDVDNVRPGPDGPDHFHQLLDLFERHPDASLIWAHIGLGRFVGPPDAYVELIGSMLADPRYDHVTLDISWDEVAKYLVTPDRIDDWADLFNRHPSRFIFGTDAVAPADWEAYLTTYAIYEPLFEKLDPDVRVRIERTNYERIFDAAIPKVRAWESRLPARPGGGSPR; this is translated from the coding sequence GTGGGACCTCACCTGGTCGTCCGCGTCGGCGCATGGGCGCTGCTCCTCGCGTTGGCGCCGCCGATTTCCCACCTCTCGGCGCAGGCGACCCGTGAGCCGAGCGGCTCGGATCCGCAGGCGACCCCGCTCTTTCACGACGTCCACTTCCATCTCACCAACTACGTCCAGAGGGGTATCGACGTCCGCCGATACCTGGAACTGGTCGGAGATCGGGTCGGGCGCACAGCGATGTTCGGCATCCCTCTCCAGCAGAAGTGGGACTGGTTCGTCTCTCGGGAACGGGCTCCGGACTACTATCTGCGGTCGAACGCCTCCCTCTACTACTACTCGTTCGTCGACGCCGTGATCGCGTCCGAGTACCTGAGCCTGTCGGAGGAGGAAAAGAAACGCATCGATCCGATGATCACTGGATTCAACCCGACCGACATGTACGCCTCCGACCATATAGAGCGGGTGCTGCGCACATATCCGGGGGTCTTCGCGGGCATAGGCGAATTCAGCGTGCACAAGGAGTTCGTCTCGCCCAAGGTCACGGGCCACGTCGCCAGTCTGGGGAATCCCGCGCTCGACGAGATTCTCGCCACGGCGGCCGATATCGGACTGGTCGTCATCCTACATTGCGACGTCGACAACGTACGCCCCGGCCCCGACGGCCCCGACCATTTCCACCAACTGCTCGATCTCTTCGAGCGCCACCCCGACGCCAGCCTGATCTGGGCGCACATCGGTCTGGGACGTTTCGTCGGTCCACCCGACGCCTATGTCGAGCTCATCGGCTCCATGCTCGCAGACCCGCGCTACGATCACGTCACTCTGGACATATCGTGGGACGAGGTCGCAAAATACCTGGTGACCCCAGACCGCATCGACGACTGGGCGGATCTCTTCAACCGCCACCCCTCGCGCTTCATTTTCGGGACCGATGCGGTGGCGCCTGCCGATTGGGAGGCCTACTTGACCACCTACGCCATCTACGAGCCTCTCTTCGAGAAGCTGGACCCGGATGTGCGAGTCCGGATCGAGCGAACGAACTACGAGCGCATCTTCGACGCGGCCATTCCAAAGGTGAGGGCATGGGAGAGCCGGCTGCCGGCCCGGCCCGGCGGAGGTTCGCCCCGATGA
- a CDS encoding mechanosensitive ion channel family protein, which translates to MERPSFGIETLSGWWDAAVSYAVPRLPETLALLLGGVLAVWVARKTLKRVQRQVVNRTETRLDDHILYFLHSAISFSIFGVSAWLLIHILAPDGPAGEAPRAATWVVALWVGGLFFPLSRFVGDVLTELQGKLIERTDNTFDETAMPLVIRTVKVLVLGVGVVIALDLMGLNIGPLLAGAGVMGLALSLAAKDTLSNLIAGVLLIMDRPFHVGDRIELWTAPNETGTWGDVIEVGLRATKIRNPDNLVVVVPNNLIMQRDIVNYTMTGDHIRLRIPFSVAYESDIEKAKRLLIEAALEVDGVLADPLPLVIVRGFGNSDVQIQLRVWVKEARSRRKIADEITGKALTSFATAGVEIPYPKRELWIRSVTDSDPHPLPGKPGGGLPAPSPTGPHARPSPSDAVTPAGPASREG; encoded by the coding sequence ATGGAGAGGCCCTCTTTCGGAATCGAGACGCTGAGCGGCTGGTGGGACGCGGCCGTCTCGTATGCGGTGCCGAGGCTGCCCGAGACGCTCGCACTGCTCCTCGGAGGCGTTCTCGCGGTCTGGGTCGCCCGCAAGACGCTTAAACGAGTCCAGCGGCAAGTCGTCAACCGCACCGAGACCAGGCTCGACGACCACATTCTGTATTTCCTGCACTCGGCGATCTCTTTTTCGATTTTCGGCGTGTCCGCTTGGCTCCTCATCCATATCCTGGCGCCGGACGGTCCTGCCGGGGAGGCCCCACGCGCGGCCACCTGGGTGGTGGCGCTCTGGGTCGGCGGACTCTTCTTCCCGCTCAGCAGGTTCGTGGGAGACGTCCTGACCGAGCTGCAGGGAAAGCTGATCGAGCGCACCGACAACACCTTCGACGAGACCGCGATGCCGCTCGTCATCCGCACCGTCAAGGTCCTTGTCCTCGGCGTCGGGGTCGTTATCGCGCTCGACCTGATGGGGCTCAACATCGGCCCGTTGCTCGCCGGCGCCGGCGTCATGGGGCTCGCTCTCTCCCTGGCGGCCAAGGACACCCTCTCCAACCTGATCGCCGGGGTGCTGCTCATCATGGACCGTCCATTCCACGTGGGCGACCGCATCGAGCTCTGGACCGCTCCCAACGAGACCGGAACGTGGGGCGACGTGATCGAGGTCGGACTGCGCGCCACCAAGATCCGCAACCCGGACAACCTCGTGGTCGTGGTTCCGAACAATCTCATCATGCAGCGCGACATCGTGAACTATACGATGACCGGGGATCACATACGTCTGCGCATCCCCTTTTCGGTGGCTTACGAGTCCGATATCGAAAAGGCCAAGCGGCTTCTGATCGAGGCGGCGCTCGAGGTGGACGGCGTCCTGGCCGATCCACTGCCTCTGGTCATCGTGCGCGGATTCGGCAACTCCGATGTCCAGATCCAACTGAGGGTCTGGGTCAAGGAAGCGCGGTCGAGGCGCAAGATCGCCGACGAGATAACAGGCAAGGCGCTGACCTCGTTCGCCACCGCAGGTGTGGAGATCCCGTATCCCAAGCGGGAGCTCTGGATCCGCAGCGTTACCGACTCGGATCCGCACCCGTTGCCGGGCAAGCCGGGCGGCGGCCTGCCTGCGCCCTCGCCCACCGGCCCTCACGCACGCCCCTCCCCCTCGGACGCGGTCACGCCAGCCGGTCCGGCATCCCGGGAGGGGTAG
- the nrfD gene encoding polysulfide reductase NrfD, with protein METARTERWAKVVDQTKCIGCHACTTACKSENEVPLSVTRTFVKSVDAGRFPNARRSFQVTRCNQCDAAPCVTACPTSAMFRRPDGIVDFDKSACIGCKACIAACPYDAIFINPDDHAAEKCNFCAHRLDIGLEPACVVVCPTGALTVGDMDDPESEVGRIVAREPVQVRRAEKETLPKLFYLGAGEVTLNPLAAENPGGDIFMWSDQGAGVGHHVPSGSPPSVRPASSSGPRLENGRRGNGRAPDRTPSGNASSAAAVISYDVPHRAPWDFRVSAYTFTKSLAAGAYLLPLLLGVFGMMGADGPETGWSNPLWLTWAPVTALAFLLVTAGFLIWDLDRPARFWLLLVRPQWRSWLVRGGFVITGFGILLTLHLALGLAGRREPTVWIAWLGAPLAVATAVYTAYLFAQAKARDLWQSPLLAPHLLVQAALAGSALALVLLSLADFPAEGAMLVGSKWAFQAAVVFHVALAFGEATTPHPTAHARLAARNMLRARYAGPYWTGMIATVAGLVAVTVTAGSGTASIMGACAALVGLLLYEHAYVQAGQSVPLA; from the coding sequence ATGGAGACGGCCCGAACCGAGCGCTGGGCCAAGGTCGTCGACCAGACCAAATGCATCGGCTGTCACGCCTGCACAACGGCTTGCAAGTCGGAAAACGAGGTGCCGCTCTCCGTAACCCGCACCTTCGTCAAGTCGGTGGACGCGGGCCGTTTCCCCAACGCTCGCCGAAGCTTCCAGGTCACCCGCTGCAACCAGTGCGACGCGGCCCCCTGCGTGACGGCATGTCCGACCTCGGCCATGTTTCGCCGTCCCGACGGCATCGTGGACTTCGACAAGTCGGCGTGCATCGGCTGCAAGGCGTGCATAGCGGCTTGTCCTTACGACGCCATTTTCATCAACCCCGACGACCACGCGGCCGAAAAGTGCAACTTCTGCGCTCACCGCCTCGACATCGGGCTCGAACCCGCCTGTGTCGTCGTCTGCCCGACCGGCGCCCTGACAGTAGGAGACATGGACGACCCTGAGTCCGAGGTCGGCCGAATCGTCGCCAGGGAACCCGTCCAGGTGCGCAGGGCCGAGAAAGAGACCCTGCCCAAGCTTTTCTATCTGGGAGCCGGAGAGGTCACCCTCAATCCCCTTGCCGCTGAAAATCCCGGAGGCGACATCTTCATGTGGTCGGACCAGGGAGCGGGTGTCGGCCACCACGTGCCCTCGGGATCGCCGCCTTCGGTGCGACCCGCATCGTCCTCGGGCCCCCGGCTGGAAAATGGACGACGAGGGAACGGACGGGCGCCGGACCGGACCCCCTCCGGCAACGCGAGCTCGGCAGCCGCCGTGATCTCCTACGACGTTCCCCACCGGGCGCCATGGGATTTCCGGGTGAGCGCCTACACTTTCACCAAGTCGCTCGCAGCCGGTGCGTACCTGCTTCCACTCCTTCTCGGCGTCTTCGGGATGATGGGTGCGGACGGCCCCGAAACCGGCTGGAGCAATCCGTTGTGGCTCACCTGGGCGCCGGTGACGGCTCTGGCCTTCCTCCTCGTCACCGCCGGTTTCCTCATCTGGGACCTCGACCGTCCCGCGCGTTTCTGGCTCCTGCTGGTCAGACCGCAGTGGCGGAGCTGGCTGGTCAGGGGCGGGTTCGTCATCACCGGTTTCGGCATCTTGCTCACCCTGCATCTTGCACTGGGTCTGGCCGGACGCCGGGAGCCGACCGTCTGGATCGCCTGGCTGGGGGCTCCGCTCGCGGTCGCGACCGCCGTCTACACCGCATACCTTTTCGCGCAGGCCAAGGCCCGCGACCTCTGGCAGAGCCCACTCCTCGCGCCGCACCTTCTGGTTCAGGCCGCCCTCGCCGGGTCGGCCCTGGCTCTCGTTCTCCTATCGTTGGCGGATTTCCCCGCCGAAGGAGCTATGCTCGTCGGTTCCAAATGGGCGTTCCAGGCTGCCGTCGTCTTCCACGTCGCGCTCGCGTTCGGCGAAGCCACCACGCCCCACCCGACCGCTCACGCCCGGCTCGCCGCCCGCAACATGCTCCGGGCCAGGTACGCCGGCCCGTACTGGACCGGAATGATCGCGACCGTCGCGGGACTCGTGGCGGTTACCGTCACCGCCGGTTCGGGCACGGCCTCGATCATGGGTGCGTGCGCGGCGCTCGTGGGACTCCTGCTCTACGAGCACGCCTATGTCCAGGCGGGGCAGTCGGTACCCTTGGCGTGA
- a CDS encoding SulP family inorganic anion transporter, with product MISTTRILKGSGLGSIRSHNLLAGASVACLLIPQSMAYAELAGLPVQLGLYAAALAPIAASALGSSPYLQTGPVALTALLTLGAVVPLAASGSDEYIGLVALLALVVALVQAAIGFLRLGWISYLMSRPVVLGFTSAAAIVIIATQIPYALGSAPEEESNVIADAVWVLTETSSWDPYTVLITGATIALVLGGRRLHPLLPGVLVAAGFGIASKMFAGYDGAVVGEVPAGLPSITFALPWARLPDLIVPGVVIAIVGFAEASSISRIFATATRERWDSNREFIGQGVANLASAACGGFPVSGSFSRSAINRLAGATSRWSGVVTGAAVLIFLEALSWTIRGEPIFADLLSNLPRAVLAGVVIAAVLNLVKLGALAKVATASRQQAIVGWSTFVATLVLAPRVDQAMMLGIAASVVVHFWVELSPGLGADSRKDGLHLAPTGVLWFGSAQALVDRLQARLAEEGSVSRVVIHMGGLGYIDLTGALALKELAAQLLMTGVKVELHGTPAHARKLFAGAGLEEYEVPESVAETLPQVPSSLPDWDAER from the coding sequence ATGATCAGCACCACTCGGATCCTCAAGGGGTCGGGCCTAGGCAGCATTCGCAGTCACAATCTGCTAGCGGGCGCGAGCGTGGCGTGTCTGCTCATCCCGCAGTCCATGGCCTATGCCGAACTCGCCGGCCTACCCGTTCAGCTCGGGCTCTACGCGGCGGCCCTCGCTCCCATCGCCGCGTCCGCGCTCGGTTCCTCACCGTACCTTCAGACCGGACCGGTCGCCCTCACGGCCTTGCTGACTCTGGGGGCGGTGGTCCCTTTGGCGGCGTCCGGCTCGGACGAGTACATCGGTCTGGTGGCGCTTCTCGCCCTTGTGGTGGCGTTGGTGCAAGCCGCGATAGGGTTCTTGAGACTGGGCTGGATTTCCTACCTGATGTCGCGGCCGGTCGTCCTGGGCTTCACTTCGGCCGCCGCTATCGTTATCATCGCCACCCAGATACCGTACGCGCTGGGTTCCGCCCCTGAGGAAGAGAGCAACGTCATCGCGGACGCGGTCTGGGTGCTCACCGAGACCTCCAGTTGGGATCCCTACACGGTCCTGATCACCGGCGCGACCATCGCGTTGGTACTGGGTGGGCGAAGGTTGCACCCGCTCCTGCCCGGCGTCCTGGTCGCGGCTGGGTTCGGAATCGCCTCGAAGATGTTCGCGGGATACGACGGCGCCGTGGTGGGCGAGGTACCCGCCGGACTGCCCAGTATCACCTTCGCCCTTCCCTGGGCGAGACTTCCCGACCTGATCGTGCCCGGGGTGGTGATCGCGATCGTGGGATTCGCCGAAGCTTCGTCGATCTCGCGTATCTTCGCCACCGCCACGCGCGAGCGTTGGGACTCCAACCGCGAGTTCATCGGCCAAGGTGTCGCCAACCTGGCCAGCGCGGCGTGCGGCGGCTTTCCCGTTAGCGGGTCGTTCTCCCGCTCCGCTATCAACCGACTTGCGGGGGCAACCTCTCGTTGGAGCGGAGTGGTGACCGGAGCGGCGGTTCTCATCTTTCTCGAGGCGCTCTCGTGGACCATAAGAGGAGAACCGATATTCGCCGACCTGCTCTCCAACCTGCCGCGTGCGGTCCTGGCCGGGGTCGTGATCGCGGCCGTGCTCAACCTTGTCAAACTCGGGGCTCTCGCGAAGGTCGCCACGGCTTCGAGGCAGCAGGCGATCGTGGGTTGGTCCACCTTCGTCGCCACTCTGGTGCTCGCGCCTCGTGTGGATCAGGCGATGATGCTCGGGATAGCCGCGTCGGTCGTCGTCCACTTCTGGGTCGAGCTCTCGCCTGGGCTCGGCGCCGACAGTCGCAAGGACGGTCTGCACCTCGCGCCGACCGGCGTTCTCTGGTTCGGTTCGGCCCAGGCGCTGGTCGACAGGCTCCAGGCCCGTCTCGCCGAGGAAGGATCGGTCAGCAGGGTGGTGATTCACATGGGCGGCCTCGGCTACATCGACCTCACCGGCGCTCTCGCGCTCAAGGAGCTCGCCGCTCAACTCCTGATGACCGGCGTCAAGGTCGAGCTGCACGGTACGCCCGCGCATGCCCGCAAGCTCTTCGCGGGGGCGGGGCTGGAAGAGTACGAGGTACCGGAATCGGTGGCGGAAACGCTGCCGCAGGTGCCCAGCTCGCTCCCCGATTGGGATGCGGAACGATGA
- a CDS encoding molybdopterin-dependent oxidoreductase, translating into MKRKAESPQELNARVSAARAEVEARGESFYPGASRIHLAAYPPKERWSDWVELDSKAWPERKEKRYSLVPTLCFNCEAACGLLAYVDRDTFEVRKFEGNPEHPGSRGRNCAKGPATINQITDPDRILYPLKRSGPRGAGAWERVSWDEALEEIAARIRRALLEERHEEVVYHVGRPGEDGFTERMLAAWGVDGHNSHTNVCSSGARAGYHWWMGSDRPSPDFANADVIVLVSSHLETGHYFNPHAQRIMEGRKKGAKLIVLDTRLSNTSTHADHWLSPYPGSEPAIFLAVANWMIREGRFDREFVRRWWNWQEYMAEVRGEPDAEFEDFLAQLRELYGEFTFEYAAAESGIDARELRRVAEVIANAGTRMSAHNWRSAGSGNLGGWQVARTLTLISALLGALGTEGGTFPNSWNKFVPMPPKLPKSPPGHWNERMWPREYPLALMEMSFLLPHLLRRQGTRIDTYFTRVYNPVWTNPDGFSWMEMLSDPARIGLHVALTPTWNETAYFADFVLPMGHASERHDLVSYEQYDGQWLGFRQPVLRAALERGGDGLADTRAANPGEVWEENEFWIDLTWRIDPDGSLGAREFFEAPGRPGERMTVDDYYGWIFENSVPGLPEAARREGLTPLEFMRRYGAFEVASKVGRLHERAVDPAELLDMRVDDARRVFTAAPEPPGAQAPGGTRLDPDDDGRRRIGVMVDGEVLQGWPTPSGKLEFWSHTLAEWGWPELALPTYVKSHIHPDRLETGQVPLISTFRVPVQIHTRSANSKWLDEIAHSNPVWIHPQDAAKWGVTGTGSLVRVTTETGYFVGKAWVTEGIRPGVVACSHHMGRWRPEGQPGQRLATRTVELDRKGEDWSISPRGGGGPFASSDPDTSRVWWTDLGAHQNLTHAVHPDPISGMHCWHQAVRVTPARPGDRQGDVSASVERARRAFDEWLKLTRPADRHSPDGTRRPWWMLRPLRPTRSAYDLPTGVDQVKVLP; encoded by the coding sequence GTGAAGAGGAAGGCGGAGAGCCCCCAGGAACTGAACGCCCGCGTCTCGGCGGCACGCGCTGAGGTCGAGGCTCGCGGAGAGAGCTTCTATCCGGGCGCTTCCCGCATCCACCTCGCCGCCTATCCTCCCAAGGAGCGCTGGAGCGACTGGGTGGAACTCGATTCCAAGGCCTGGCCCGAACGAAAGGAGAAGCGCTACTCCCTCGTCCCCACGCTCTGCTTCAACTGCGAGGCCGCCTGCGGACTGCTCGCGTACGTGGACAGGGACACTTTCGAGGTGCGCAAGTTCGAGGGCAACCCCGAGCATCCCGGGTCGCGGGGGAGGAACTGCGCCAAGGGTCCCGCCACCATCAACCAGATAACCGACCCGGACCGCATCCTCTACCCGCTCAAGCGCAGCGGTCCGCGCGGCGCCGGCGCCTGGGAGCGCGTCTCCTGGGACGAGGCTCTGGAAGAAATCGCCGCCCGCATACGACGAGCGCTTCTGGAGGAGCGGCACGAAGAGGTGGTCTACCACGTCGGTCGTCCCGGAGAAGACGGCTTCACCGAGCGCATGCTCGCGGCCTGGGGAGTCGACGGGCACAACTCGCACACCAACGTCTGTTCGAGCGGGGCCCGGGCGGGATACCACTGGTGGATGGGCTCGGATCGACCCAGCCCGGACTTCGCCAACGCCGACGTGATCGTGCTCGTGAGCAGTCACCTCGAGACCGGCCACTACTTCAATCCTCACGCTCAGCGCATCATGGAGGGCCGGAAGAAGGGCGCGAAGCTCATCGTCCTCGACACCCGCCTCTCCAATACCTCCACACACGCCGACCACTGGCTCTCTCCCTACCCGGGATCCGAGCCCGCAATTTTCCTCGCCGTCGCCAACTGGATGATCCGCGAGGGTAGATTCGACCGAGAGTTCGTGCGCCGCTGGTGGAATTGGCAGGAGTATATGGCCGAGGTCCGGGGCGAGCCCGATGCGGAATTCGAGGATTTCCTGGCCCAACTGCGCGAACTCTACGGCGAGTTCACCTTCGAATATGCCGCGGCGGAGTCCGGGATCGACGCCCGCGAGCTACGCCGGGTCGCGGAGGTGATCGCGAACGCCGGTACCAGGATGAGCGCCCACAACTGGAGGAGCGCGGGCTCGGGGAACCTGGGCGGCTGGCAGGTGGCGCGCACGCTCACCCTGATCAGCGCGCTGCTCGGAGCCCTGGGGACCGAGGGAGGCACCTTCCCGAACTCCTGGAACAAGTTCGTGCCCATGCCGCCCAAGCTGCCCAAGAGTCCGCCGGGGCACTGGAACGAGCGCATGTGGCCCCGCGAGTACCCGCTCGCGCTCATGGAGATGAGCTTTCTGCTCCCGCACCTCCTTCGCCGCCAGGGAACGCGCATCGACACCTACTTCACCCGGGTCTACAACCCCGTGTGGACCAACCCCGACGGCTTCAGTTGGATGGAGATGCTCTCGGACCCGGCACGCATCGGACTCCACGTCGCCCTCACTCCGACCTGGAACGAGACCGCCTATTTCGCGGACTTCGTCCTGCCCATGGGGCACGCCTCCGAACGTCACGACCTCGTCTCCTACGAGCAGTACGACGGCCAGTGGCTCGGCTTCCGGCAACCGGTGCTGCGCGCGGCTCTGGAACGCGGGGGCGACGGACTCGCCGACACCCGGGCGGCCAATCCCGGTGAGGTCTGGGAGGAGAACGAGTTCTGGATCGATCTGACCTGGCGGATCGACCCTGACGGCTCCCTCGGCGCCCGCGAGTTCTTCGAAGCTCCCGGCAGACCGGGCGAACGGATGACGGTGGACGACTACTACGGCTGGATATTCGAGAACTCCGTGCCCGGACTGCCGGAGGCGGCACGACGCGAGGGGCTGACGCCGCTGGAGTTCATGCGTCGCTACGGCGCCTTCGAGGTTGCAAGCAAGGTGGGGCGGCTTCACGAAAGGGCCGTGGATCCGGCCGAGCTCTTGGACATGCGGGTCGACGACGCCCGGCGCGTCTTCACCGCTGCGCCGGAACCCCCTGGCGCACAGGCGCCGGGGGGAACCAGGCTCGACCCCGACGACGACGGCCGCAGGCGGATCGGGGTCATGGTCGACGGCGAGGTCCTCCAGGGTTGGCCGACGCCCTCGGGCAAGCTGGAATTCTGGTCGCACACCCTCGCCGAATGGGGCTGGCCCGAGCTCGCGCTGCCCACATACGTGAAGAGCCATATCCACCCCGACAGACTCGAAACCGGCCAGGTCCCGCTCATCTCCACCTTCCGGGTCCCGGTTCAGATCCACACCCGCAGCGCCAACTCGAAGTGGCTCGACGAGATCGCCCATTCCAATCCGGTCTGGATACACCCGCAGGACGCGGCGAAGTGGGGTGTGACAGGTACCGGTTCACTGGTGCGGGTCACCACGGAGACCGGCTACTTCGTCGGCAAGGCCTGGGTCACCGAGGGCATTCGGCCCGGGGTCGTGGCGTGCTCCCATCACATGGGCAGGTGGCGTCCCGAGGGACAGCCCGGGCAGCGGCTTGCGACCCGCACGGTGGAGCTCGACCGGAAAGGCGAAGACTGGAGCATCTCGCCGCGCGGAGGTGGCGGTCCTTTCGCTTCCTCCGATCCGGACACCTCGAGGGTGTGGTGGACCGATCTGGGCGCTCACCAGAACCTTACCCACGCCGTGCATCCCGATCCCATTTCCGGCATGCATTGCTGGCACCAGGCGGTGAGGGTCACGCCCGCCCGTCCCGGCGACCGGCAGGGCGACGTGTCGGCGAGCGTCGAGCGAGCGCGCCGGGCCTTCGACGAGTGGCTTAAACTTACCCGCCCGGCGGATCGCCATTCGCCCGACGGCACCCGCAGACCGTGGTGGATGCTGCGCCCGCTGCGCCCGACCCGTTCAGCGTACGACCTGCCGACAGGCGTCGACCAGGTCAAGGTCCTGCCTTGA
- a CDS encoding molecular chaperone TorD family protein, whose amino-acid sequence MIAGAEATPSAGVAARATTDARTDTPVELIRALAALTDTPENAPAGLSVLLGFGVASSRTEHTQLFVFELPPYASIYLGEDGWIGGQAREIIAGFWRAVGRKPPREPDHLAVLLGLYAELVQEEAGGEAHARMARQARRALIAEHLSPWLFPYLDAVAAASDSPVHRAWAATLGDVIAAEMRELSVEGGGSELDGTGASIHLRLTRPVEAANQEFLRSVLAPIRSGAILTRRDFRLFARESGLGLRAGERCYMLRNLLAQERTAVLNWLRDHHMRAAEGHEVRGKTGSAAGAAAELARRARHTARTLRDLARQRDGSA is encoded by the coding sequence TTGATCGCCGGGGCGGAAGCGACTCCCTCGGCCGGGGTCGCCGCTCGAGCGACGACGGACGCCCGGACCGATACGCCGGTCGAACTGATAAGGGCGCTCGCGGCTCTGACCGACACCCCCGAGAACGCACCCGCCGGCCTCTCCGTTCTGCTCGGCTTCGGTGTCGCTTCGTCGCGGACGGAGCACACTCAGCTCTTCGTATTCGAGCTGCCGCCCTACGCTTCCATCTACCTTGGAGAGGACGGCTGGATAGGGGGGCAGGCTCGTGAGATCATCGCCGGATTCTGGAGGGCGGTAGGGCGCAAGCCGCCTCGGGAACCCGACCACCTTGCCGTTCTCCTAGGACTATACGCGGAACTCGTCCAGGAAGAAGCTGGCGGCGAAGCCCACGCGCGCATGGCGCGTCAGGCGCGCCGGGCCTTGATCGCCGAGCATCTCTCGCCCTGGCTGTTCCCCTACCTCGACGCCGTGGCAGCCGCGAGCGACTCGCCGGTCCATAGGGCCTGGGCCGCGACTCTCGGAGATGTGATCGCCGCCGAGATGCGCGAGCTCAGCGTCGAAGGCGGTGGATCCGAGCTCGACGGGACCGGAGCGTCCATTCACCTGAGACTTACCCGTCCGGTGGAAGCCGCGAATCAGGAGTTTCTGCGCTCCGTCCTTGCACCGATTCGTTCCGGGGCTATTCTTACCAGGCGGGATTTCAGGCTTTTCGCTCGTGAGAGCGGATTGGGGCTGCGGGCGGGTGAGAGGTGCTACATGCTCCGCAATCTGCTGGCCCAGGAACGGACGGCCGTTCTGAACTGGCTTCGAGATCACCACATGCGAGCGGCGGAGGGCCACGAAGTGCGCGGAAAGACAGGAAGCGCTGCAGGAGCGGCGGCCGAACTCGCTCGCAGGGCGCGGCACACGGCCAGGACCCTCCGTGACCTCGCTCGGCAGCGGGACGGCTCCGCATGA